From Aegilops tauschii subsp. strangulata cultivar AL8/78 chromosome 5, Aet v6.0, whole genome shotgun sequence:
GGCTCTCTCGAGACTTCGGCCACTACAAGTTGAAGACCATGGCGGCACTCACAAGCATGATGACCAAATTTTGTGCCATAGCGGACAACTGGCTCGCCAAGAAAAGGGGCCAAAGCAACAACCCGGGGACATCCATGGTGCGTGATGAAAACAGGAAGCCACGACGCAAACGTAAAAACAAGCGCTGAAATAGAAATAACAGTGACGCGAAAAAGTCAACGTCGTGTTTGATAATCAAAGGCAAGGTGGCGGGGCTAAGAAGAAGCCACTCCATGAAAGGAAGGATGGCAGTGGCTCCAGCTAAACAAAAAATCTCCACTAGAACATATCTAGCATCTGAGTTACATTGATTGAGATcaacctactaactaaatggaTCCACTTAATCCATTTGTCACCAACTAAAGCTCTTCGGAATTGAATATTCAATGGGCTAACCCCCAGAACAGAGGCCATTGAGGCATCCTTCCTAAAAGCAAGAGTGTAAAGGGTCGGGTATTGAAGAGCTAATGGAGTGTCACCCAACCAGGCATCTTCCTCGAAATTCGTTGATTGGCCATCACCAACCATAAAGGAACCTCTCTTAAAAGAAGGAAGACTTGACATTCATCAAGCCCTTCCAAAAGGGCAAATCATTAGGCTTCGCATAGACTTGGGATATCGTTTTGGAATGCAAGTATAGTTGTGCAACAACTCTTGCCAAAAGCCTTCCTCGTTAAGCAACACACACAAGAACTAGTCATGTTGAAGCATGTGATGTGAATTATGTGCGGTGACCCCTGTTGGTACAACTGTGCAAGGGTAGTGTCACGATGAAGGATGAACTCACCCACCTTGCAAGGAAATGCCCTGCCATTTCATCTGGCATCTGTGAAGGATGTTGATTTGATAACAGACAACTGGAGGGGGCAAACAAAGGATGTATTAATTTTCCTTTAGAAAACACTACGGATCCACAATGTACAATACAATTGCAGGTGGAGGGGCAAACAAAGTAGAGCCAGATTATAGAAATGCAAGAGCAAAAATCATAGAGAAATGGAAGATTATACACCGGTTTTTAGTACTTTATGATTGGGAGATATCCATGCCAGGTTCACCAAGTAATTGTTTCTTTAGATCATGAGATTAGCACAGCTGAAAAGATATAAGGAATAATTCGTGCAATCTTCTGTGACCAGACAAAGAACCGCTCTTGTTAACAACACCAGACAAATGAAGCTGAAAAGAGAGGCTAATAGTTTGCACCATTTTCTAAGACGACAAATAATTACCCGCGATATAGGTTGCAAAGAACAGACACCATCCATACAACTAAAGATGCCACATTGTACAACATACAGTGAGAGCTACTTACATTAACAATGGACCATGGTAAAAGAAAGAAATTACAATGCCTTGATATTTTTTGTATCATGGGATGGCAGCCCAAATGGTCCTCAAAAAAGGTAAAGAATGGCTCTGGCAGCCTTTGATCTATCATCACATAGAGGGCAGGTTAGGGTCCCTATTTTTGCTCTCGACAAACAAAATGCGCAAAGGTCAGCGACCATCTCATCAACCACGGACTCTAGCAACTCTGTTGTTATGTCTTTTGCAGCTTCATGTGACTCCGTCTTGAATTCAATCCAGCTCCCGCGAGGACCACTTATTTCTCTGTGCACGAGTTCATCCACCATCCATTCCATGGCAACCTTGAGACTCCTCGTCTCTTTGTAGATTTCTTCCGGCGAGAGCTTCTAGAGAAACGCCATCCCCGTAAACCATGAATTGTATCCACCGTTGAAGTAGTATACACACTTCATTTACTATTTCATCCGTGTACTCAACGAGCAGCCTCCGAATCAACTGTATACTCACTCACTATTTGCATTTGCATTTGCATTTGTACCGCGCTTTGCAGAGTTGCAAGTTTCTGTTGAAAGAGAAGCTTCCCATGTAGGGGGACTTAAGTGAAGATGCTCTAGCTCCATTTGATCAATGAAAATTTTATCATGCTTcacatttgaaaaaatgttgaacaagtgtttgaaaaatgttaatcaagcgtttggaaaatgttaaatgtgtatagaaaaaatattACCATGTATTCAAACAATGTTAATTCTTTTTggtcatgtatataaaaatgttaatcaagcatttgaaaatattttgagcaagtatttcaaaaatattgatcaaacatttgaaaaaaaaataatGTGTGtggaaaaaatgttgaccatgcgTTAAAAAAATAATGACATTTTTTTATCATgcatataaaaatgttaatcaagcatttaaaaaaatgttgagcAAGTATTTAGAAAATGTTGACGAAGCATtcgaaaaatgttaaatgtgtataaaaaatatTGACCATATATTAAAAAATGTTTAACATGTATTTCTAAAATGTTAACCATGTATTaaaaaagtgttcaaaatatgTATTTAAGAATAATGTagatcatgtatttgaaaaagtTTAATGTGTATCGAAAAATGTTTCATGAGTATACTAAAGATGTATATTGTGTATTGAGAAAACCTAcgcgaaacaaaacaaaaatgaagaagcccaaaagaaaacaaagaaagcaaaaaagaaacaaagaaaccCAAGTAAAATGAATAAAAAGGAAGAAAACCATTCAAAAAAAGAAAACCAAAGTATAACAAAGAAAACTGATGAAAAAAACAGCGAAAATCATAGTAtatagaagaagaaagaaaacctGAAGAATACCGATGAAGAAACAAAGAAAATCAaagaaaaaaagggaaaaaaaagaaaaaaccgaAGCGAAGAATCAACGAAGAAAACACGAGCGATCGAACGAATAGGCCTGTCCCAGTACTGTAGCGGGGGTGGGGGTCCTTCAACTAGAGCTCCTTCCATCTCGCTTAATGTGAGACATGGCTCTGGCATAATTTCCTTTTAACAATCAACACCTCCTTTATATTAATTGGCTACAATCGTAGCATCAGAAACAAGCAGTGGGACTACAACCCTTGGGGCAATATTCAACCAAACACTAGGAGGATTGAACTTCGCTATCCTAGCTAATTCATGTGCTACTGTATTATTTTCTGTAACATAATGATCGTAATCAATACGAGTAAAGTCTAAATACGACCTTAAACTGTCCCCCCCCCCGTGTCGTCTCCGGCGCGGGCGCAGGGGTTAACCCTAGGCCGCCAGCGCTCCCCTCCTCCCCACCTCTTCTCTGCCGCCGCCGGAGGTGAGCTTCGGCGCGGGCACATCACCGATGAAGGTGGCGATGGGGACTTCGTGGCTCCACCTCGCATAGAGGGCTTCGGCTTCTGGGGCGGCGGACCCGGCCGGTGGCACGCGGCGTAGCCGGAGTGGCAGGTTGTGCCGGCGGGTGCAGGTGGGTCGTCCCTCAGCCAtgcgggcggcgaggggcggcggtcGTTGGCTGCGTGGGCGGTGGCCCCGTGTTGGCCTTCCACTGGATCTTGGAGCTGTTCCGTCCTTCGCCTGATCTACTCCATTCCGCGCCGGCTCCGTCTCCCGGTGGCTGTGGTCGTCCTTCCCATGTGCTAGCTCCATGGATCTGGTGGGAGGGTGTGGATCCGGAGGAAACTTTTGGTCGGCGCGGCGGCCACATCGAAGTCGACACCTTTGGGTGCCGATCCCCTCCTTGGAGGCTCCGGTGAAGATCCTCCCCTGCCCACCCCCATCCCTGAGCGTGGGAGAAATCCCTCGGCCCCTTTCTTTGGCTGACAACGTTCCGCGGTGTCGTgccccttcttgaaggcgtcggtCGGGATCTGCTAGGTGTTGGGGGACTTGTGGTGGCTTGGCGGCGGCGCTGTTGGCTTGCTCTTATCTCCAGCAACATGGACCTTCGGTGCTCTTGGTTGCCCCTTTGGCATGCTCCATGGCTGCACCTTTGACTGACAGCTCTCGTCCGGCGTGATGTCTTCCCGTTGTCGACGACGGTGCCTGGGTGGTTGTTGGTCTGTTGCTGCTTGCGGGTCTGTTTCTGCTGTGTCTCCATTTGACAGCTTGTGCACCATGGCTATGGGTTCTGGGAACCATTCTGCCGGCCGCCGGTGTGGCACCCATCGAGCCTGGGTGAAGGGTAGTGGCCCTTTCCGGCGACAGAGACAGACCATGTTCGGCCCCTGTTTGGTCCTCCGGATGCAGTAAGCGACACGATGCTAGAGCGATGTGCCTCCTACTCACATACATGTTGGTCTGCCGTGATGGCATTGCGGTGGATGTTGGCATCAGTGCTTTAAGCTCTCGCCTGGGGTTGTCACTGCCTTAGTGTCTGTTCCACATTGTACCTTGTATCATTTATTTTCGTTTTACTGTTTACTTCCCTGTAATGTTCTAATCTTGTAATCCTGGCTGATTgttggctttgttaattcaaagctgGGCAAGGATCGAGCCTTTTCTCTACCTCGGCTGCGTCTTTTCTCTAAAAAAAGGAGTCTAAAGACATAGCTCTCGTGTATAGTTTGATAAAGATTCAATCAAGGGCCGAGGCCCAGGGGTTCCCCTCGTATGGGCCTCCTCTGTCTAATCTGGACCCATTTGTCTCGTTTGTCACGGAGCCTTCCGCTGAGCAGTCCTTTGCTTCTGGTCGTCTACCACCTCCAGTCGAGGTCGCGCCCCATCCCCAGCTCCCAAGTCGCAGCTCTtccggccatggcggcggcggcgcagaggCTCCTCGCGGCGAGCACGAAGATCGTCGGGGTCGGGCGCAACTACGTCGCCCACGCCAAGGAGCTCGGCAACCCCGTCCCCAAGGTCCACGCCCCCCTTCCTGACCGACCCCCCTCCGATCCCGAGGCgcccttcctcttcctcttcttcttcttcttcccgcGCGGTCTCTGATGCGGCGTGCGCGTCGCGGTTCTCGTTGCAGGAGCCGGTGCTGTTCCTCAAGCCGACCTCGTCGTTCCTCCACGCGGGTGTGGCCACCGCCGCCGTCGAGGTGCCCGAGCCGCTCGAGTCGCTGCACCACGAGGTCGAGCTTGCCGTCGTCATCTCACGGCGCGCGCGCGACGTGCCCGAGGCCTCCGCCATGGACTTCGTCGGAGGTAACCAGGGGCTGCAGTTAGGGGGTGCCCCGCCTCTGCCTCCCCCTACGCGATTACCTGCCATTCTTAACAACCGTGTTTCACTCGACAATTGATCTGAGGAAATTATCAGACAGGGCAGTAGGTCAGGGAGAATTCACTCTGATACTGATCAGATGTCCGTTCTGCATTCCCTTGTTGGTCGACAGAATTCACCCTGATGCTGTAATTGCAGAATTTGGTGGCAATTGATATCACTTTGTTTGATTGAAAATTAATTAGGATATTCCCCATGCTGCAAATGCATGTTGGAGCTTCAGTTCGACAATAGCATCAGTTTGGTAAATTAAGTAAGCAGAGTGAGGCAATGAATTAGGAATTCCAAATAATTACTCTGTACTAATTCTTCGTATTCGATAAGCTCGGTTGGAAATGCAAATGTGGAGTTTGGAGTAGGAAATCTGTTTCGCTTGGTCAACATGCTTATGCAATGCCTATTTCGCCGATTGCCATGGTCAGGCAGATGACAATAACTTATTAGCACATTAATTCCCGATCCAAATCGCATTTTCATGTCCTGGATGTATTCTCTTTCCGAAATACGATACGAATACTCAACTACTCATGGATATACTTGTTTGGTGTAGTCTTGAGTGagtttcttctctttcttttacTCCTGAATAACGACCAGGTTGGGGTTCAGTCTATCCATGTGTTTCTTGTCAATGTAGAGAGCATCAAATGTTTGAGGCAATAAATTTAGGTTTTTCACCAGTGACATGATAAATTTGACATAATTGCTTCCATCATCTATTTTTCCAGGTTATGCGCTTGCTTTGGACATGACAGCAAGGGACCTTCAGTCTGTAGCTAAGGTGTGCACTAACACTTGTAGTTtcctttggtgttattctagctGTTGTTTATTGTTGGTTTGTGCATCTTCCATTTCCTGGTGGCACTTGAAACTCAAAAGACTGAAAAGGTATTCAA
This genomic window contains:
- the LOC109786576 gene encoding oxaloacetate tautomerase FAHD2, mitochondrial is translated as MGLLCLIWTHLSRLSRSLPLSSPLLLVVYHLQSRSRPIPSSQVAALPAMAAAAQRLLAASTKIVGVGRNYVAHAKELGNPVPKEPVLFLKPTSSFLHAGVATAAVEVPEPLESLHHEVELAVVISRRARDVPEASAMDFVGGYALALDMTARDLQSVAKSTGLPWTLAKAQDTFTPISAVVPKSAVPNPDDLELWLKVDDELRQKGPTSDMIFKVPFLISYISSIMTLMEGDVILTGTPEGVGPVRIGQKIKAGITGLIEAEFDVQRRSRTFSP